A genomic window from Nomascus leucogenys isolate Asia chromosome 10, Asia_NLE_v1, whole genome shotgun sequence includes:
- the ZNF260 gene encoding zinc finger protein 260 — protein MWESFHPYYEGNLLIKFTCMIGMLESLQHESDLLQHDQIHTGEKPYECNECRKTFSLKQNLIEHKKMHTGEKSHECTECGKVCSRVSSLTLHLRSHTGKKAYKCNKCGKAFSQKENFLSHQKHHTGEKPYECEKVSIQMPTIIRHQKNHTGTKPYACKECGKAFNGKAYLTEHEKIHTGEKPFECNQCGRAFSQKQYLIKHQNIHTGKKPFKCSECGKAFSQKENLIIHQRIHTGEKPYECKGCGKAFIQKSSLIRHQRSHTGEKPYTCKECGKAFSGKSNLTEHEKIHIGEKPYKCNECGTIFRQKQYLIKHHNIHTGEKPYECNKCGKAFSRITSLIVHVRIHTGDKPYECKVCGKAFCQSSSLTVHMRSHTGEKPYGCNECGKAFSQFSTLALHMRIHTGEKPYQCSECGKAFSQKSHHIRHQRIHTH, from the coding sequence atgtgggaaagctttcaTCCTTATTATGAGGGAAATCTCCTGATTAAATTCACATGCATGATAGGCATGTTGGAAAGTCTTCAGCATGAATCAGATCTCCTTCAGCATGAtcaaattcatactggagagaaaccttatgaatgtaatgaatgtagAAAAACCTTTAGCCTGAAGCAAAACCTCATAGAGCATAAGAAAATGCATACTGGAGAGAAATCTCATGAATGCACTGAATGTGGTAAAGTGTGCTCTCGAGTTTCATCCCTCACTCTACACCTTAGAAGTCACACAggaaagaaggcatacaaatgtaataaatgtggaaaagccttcagcCAGAAGGAAAACTTCCTTTCTCATCAGAAAcatcacactggagagaaaccttatgaatgtgAAAAAGTTTCTATTCAGATGCCAACCATCATCAGACACCAGAAAAACCATACAGGAACCAAACCCTATGCTTGTaaggaatgtggcaaagcctttaacggCAAAGCATATCTCACTGAGCAtgagaaaattcatactggagaaaaaccatTTGAATGTAATCAGTGTGGAAGAGCCTTCAGCCAGAAGCAATACCTCATTAAACATCAGAATATCCATACTGGAAAGAAGCCCTTTAAATGTAGTGAGTGTGGAAAAGCTTTTAGCCAGAAGGAAAACCTTATTATACATCAGAGAatccatactggagagaaaccttatgaatgtaaagGGTGTGGGAAAGCTTTCATTCAGAAGTCAAGCCTCATTAGACACCAGAGAAgtcacacaggagagaaaccttatacatgtaaggaatgtgggaaagccttcagtgGCAAATCAAATCTCACTGAGCATGAGAAAATTCATattggagagaaaccctacaaatgtaatgaatgtggaacAATCTTCAGGCAGAAGCAATACCTCATTAAACATCACAATattcatacaggagagaaaccctatgaatgtaataaatgtggaaaagccttctcTCGAATCACGTCACTTATTGTACATGTGAGAATTCATACGGGTGATAAGCCTTATGAGTGTAAGGTCTGTGGGAAAGCCTTCTGTCAAAGCTCATCTCTTACTGTGCATATGAGAAGCCATACAGGTGAGAAACCCTATGGttgtaatgaatgtgggaaagccttttctCAGTTCTCAACCCTTGCTCTGCACATGAGAATCCATACTGGTGAAAAACCCTATCAGTgtagtgaatgtgggaaagctttcaGCCAAAAGTCACATCACATTAGACACCAGAGAATTCATACTCATTAA